The Thermoplasmatales archaeon genome segment AAATTACTCATTCCAGAGGAAACATATATTTCATGTGGCGTGGAAATAGGCACCCAGCAAAAAACAGAGCATATGAGACCATTTATTGCAAGGGTAAGAAATGACGGTCTATATCTAATAGATATAGAGGAGACAGATAAAAGAATAAGATATGCCGCTAAATTGCTTGCAAGATATGACCCAAAGAAAGTTGCGGTCGTTGCTATAAGGGTATATGCACACAAACCAATAAAAATGCTTTCAGATATATGTGGTTTTGAGGCAATGCCCGGGAGATTTCCGCCAGGCACATTTACAAATCCGAATTCAGAAGATTATAAAGAAGTGGATATACTTCTTTTGAATGATCCAATAGGAGATAAGCAGGCAATGAATGAAGCAATAAAGGTTGGATTACCAATCGTAGCACTTTGTGATACCAACAATGAAACAAGTTTTGTTGATCTTGTTATCCCCGTGAATAATAAAGGAAGAAAATCTCTTGCATTAACCTACTGGCTACTTACAAGGGAAATATTGAAGGCAAGAGGGGATATAAAGAGCGATAATGAATTCCAATACAGGATAGAGGATTTCGAAGCTGAACTATAATTATTCACCTAGCATAATTTCTTCATATTCTTTTAAATATTTTATTGATCTTTTAACATCAACAAATAATCTCTCCGCCTCTTTTATATCTTCAATACATATTCTATCTCTCTTTTTGTTGCTTGCGATATATGAAGAAGGGGTTATGAGTTGCAGTGCATAGCGAAGCGATGCTCTGCTTCCTGTTTCGGTCAGATATTCAAGGGCTTCCTTTTCAATATTTACCTTCTCCTCTTCAATTCTTATTTCCAGTATTTTTTTAATTTCTTCCCTGCTATAATTTTTTGTCGTTATTATAAGCAATCTATCTATTAAATCAACAGGAATTCCATGAGGGGATTTTAAGTCAGTTCCTCTTATTCTTGAAATTCCTCTATTGGATGCAAGAATTATTATAGGGGCAAGCTCCGATTCCATTGCTCTGTTTAAAAATGCAAATGTCTCTATATCAAGCATATGGACCTCATCTATAAAAAGCACGCCAGGAATTATTTCAGCTTTTCCTGAATCAACCCATTCCTTAACTGTCTCATCCACTTCCTGCCTTGTTTCATTTGTTATTTCTTCCTTTCCACCAAAAAACAGGGAAAAGAAGCCTCTTCTGGTGGATGCAACATCCAAATCATATAAAGATACAACATAAACAAATTCCTTTTCCTTTGCTATGCTTCCCTCTGGAATTTCAACAGCTTCCTTTAATGATAAGTCAACATCTTCCTTTTTTGTTTTACCTATTTTTACAATTCTCCCGCTATCAGCATCAATCTGAATAATGTCCCCTGTCTCCACTCCCTGCTGTATAAGATTATTTGCAAATAGCTCATCTACTTTAAACTGCTTTTCCTCATCTTTGGTTCGAAGCTTTATTATCGCTGATTTTGGAATCTGCTGGTAAGGATTATAAGGATGCTGGACTTTTTGAATATCAATAAATGTTACCTCTCCTTCATATATCTTTCTCATTTCATGAACTCTCACACCTATTGCTTTCCTCATTGCCTGCATCAAAAACTCCGTCTTTTTCATTTCCAGTGAATATATCTCAGAACCAGAAATCGAGACAAAAGGCACATCCTTTCCAAGTTCTTTTGCAATCCCAAGAGCAATCGCCGTCTTGCCTGTGCCAGGCGGACCCGCAAGCAGCACAGCCCTTCCAGCAAATTTTCCATTTTTTACCATTTCGACAATTATACCAGCTGCCTCTCTTGCCTCCTTTTGTCCGACAAGTCCGTCCGCTCCATCCACTGCCTTCATGTTTTCGAGACCAAGCCCTTTTACATGCGAATGAGTGCCTATTCTCTCAAATATTCTCTCCTCCATGCTTGTTTAATCCAAAAAATTTTTAAAATTTTCTGTTACTCTTTTTATACTCTTCATCCTCTTTGTCTGTGGTTCGCTAATTTTTTTACAAGCAAACTTTTATAAATAGTTTTGTTTATCATCATGGCAAATTTCCCTGAAGCAGAAGCAAGATTGCTTAACAAGCTCGTATGTATGAAATGCAATGCAAAAAATCCTTTAAAGGCGGAGAGATGCAGGAAATGTGGTTCAACCAGACTCAGGCTAAAATCAAAGGAGAGGGGTAAAGGAGCAGCCGGCGGCAAGGCATAGAAACAAATTTAATATATTTCTTTTTTATCCTTATGGAAGTTTTGTTTCCTTATGGGAAGGGTAAGCTTGGAATTGATATTCCAGATAAAAATATTATTAAGGTTGTTGAGGCAAGAGAAATAAGAGCAGAAAATGAAGGCGAGATAATAGAAAAAGGGCTGGATTTTGAAACTCTTAAGAAATTCACGGGTAAAATAGCGATTGTTGTTGATGACAAAACTCGCCCCTGTCCCACAAAAAAAATTCTTCCGTATTTGCTGGATGAAATTAAAGGAGAAATAAAGATAATTTTTGCGACAGGAACGCATGAAGCGGTTAATGAAAAGGAAGCATATGAACTGCTTGGAGATATAGCAAATAATTATGAATGGGTAAGCCACAGCCAGAATGCTGATTTTGTTGATGTTGGGGAGACAAAATTTGGGACTCCATTGCTTCTAAATAAGGACTTTATGAAAGCTGATGTTAAAATTTTACTCGGGGATATAGAATACCATTACTTTGCTGGATATGGAGGGGGAAGAAAAAGTGTTTTGCCAGGTGTGGCTTCTGAGAAAACAATTGAAATAAATCATAAGAGGATGTTTCATGAAAATTCAAGATTTGGTATGCTGGATGGAAATCCTGTTAGCGATGATATGGAAAATGCAGCAGATATTGCGGGAGTAGATTTCTGCTTCAATGTAGTTATGAACAGCAGGCATGAAATAGTTGGGGCATTTTCTGGGGAGCATAAAAAAGTTTTAAGGGAAGGAGCAAAGATGGTTGATAAAATGTATAAAGTGGAAGTTGATGGCAAAGCTGATGCCGCAATAATTGCAGCTGATGGGCATCCGCATGATATAAATCTTTATCAGGCAATGAAAGCGATTCAAACCGTTGTTGATGTTGTAAAGGAAGGGGGAAGCATATTTTTAATAGCTGAATGTAGCGAGGGGCATGGAAGCAAGAAGTTTTATGATGAAATCGGAAAATATAAAAATAGCAATGAAGTAAAGGAAGATTTGCTTAAAAAATTCATTATGGGAAAGCACAAGGTTTATTACATGCTTAAAGCATGCGAAAAATTCAAAATTTATATGGTAACAAAAATGAGCGAGGAAATGGTATCTCATTTCAGGATGAAAAAAATAGAAGAAAATGAAATCATGGAAAATATATATAAAAATCATGGTAAGGATGCAAAAATTCTTGTTTCACCACATGCTTCAACAACTCTTGCAACTCTAAAGCAAAATAATTAAATTTTAATTTTTATTCAATTTTATGATTGAAATAGAAATAGAGAAGCCACCCGAGATAAATTTTATTTTGGGGCAAACACACTTTATAAAGAGTGTAGAAGATTTATATGAAGCAATGATGCATGTTCCAAATGCAAAATTTGGAATAGCATTTTGCGAAGCCTCTGGAAAATGTCTTATAAGATATGATGGAAATGATGAAGAAATGATAAATCTTGCAGTAAAAAATGCAGAGAAAATTTCAGCGGGACATACTTTCATAATTTTCATGAAAAACTGCTATCCAATAAATGTGCTAAATTCAATAAAAAATATTCCAGAAGTATGCAGGATATACTGTGCAACAGCAAATCCAACAAAAATTTTAATTCATGAAACAGAAATTGAAGGCGAAAAAGGAAGGGCAATAATTGGAGTTGTTGATGGATTTAAGAGCAAGGGAGTGGAGAAGGAGAATGATAAAAAGGAAAGAATTGAACTTTTAAGGAAGATAGGGTATAAGAAATGATTTCTTTTCCTGTATAAATTTTTCAACCATTTTAGCAAATTCCTTGAAAGGAGTTGTCCTTCCAAATATTATCTTTGCTCCTACTCTCTTGAGCTCTTCAGCCCATTTTGTCCCAAACCATGCAGTATAGCCCCATATAACTGCTTCTGGATCAATTTCAAGAATTTTTTCAGTTGCCCTTATTCCTTCCATTTTAATCTTATCAATCTTTGTATCATCTTTCCCAGAAAGGTTTAAGTCCATTATAACAAGAGAAGGTTTCTCTCCTTTTAGGAACAACTCTTTATACAACTTTATTCCTTCTGTTGCAGAAAATGCACTTATAATTTCAACATCTCTTATTCTGCTTAAATAACTTTTAAGTATTTCATGTATATCTGGCTCATCATCCACAATAAGTATTTTATTCAACTATCTCACCTCTCTGTGTTACATTTTTAATAACCTTTTCTATTCTTTCAAGAGCTTTAATCGCCTTCTCTATCTTATCTTTTCCATCTTCCTCTTTTGCAAGCTCTAAATATCCTTTTGCTATAACAAGCGGATTGAAGAAATAGTGCGCCGCCCTGGCTTTAAAATCCATTTCCCTTTCAAGCGCCTCCTTAACTCTTTCAATTGCTTTCACTTTCGCTATGCCCCCCGCCAGCTCCTCGCTCACTGCTTCAAGCAATCTTATTTTGTTTTCCGTCAGTGGCTTCTCTTGTGTTCCCATCACCTGAATTATGCCATGAATTTCATTTTTTGTTTTCAAGGGCAAGGTTAGCAGTTCTTTCATTTTATATTTTTTGTATAAATTTAGGTTGTAGGAAAGTGGCTTATAATTTTGGAGATTTTTTATATATCTTTTTTTCATTGTTAGAAATGATTTCACTGCTTCCCTTTTCTTATCATTCAGACTATACTCAACTATATTTCTTTCCAAAAATTCTTCTGGATAATTAAGATATGCAATTGGTATCAATGAATTTCTTTCTTTTTCATAAATAAATATGTTTCCATATTCAATATCAATTATATCAAGCAAGTTTTTAAGGAAGTTTTTGCATAAATCCTCCAACCTGTCGCTTTCATTAACACATTTTCCTATATAATAGTGCAAATCAGATAGCTTTTTTATTTCCTCCTCCGCCTCTCTTTTTTCGCTTACATCTCTCAATATACCCATAACTTTTACTTCTTCTCCAGCTCCTATTTCAACTGTTGTTGTTTCTACAATCCTCACTTTATTATCCTTTCTAACAATTCTGAATTCATATCTGCTCGGTATCTTCTTTCCTCTTATTCTTGCCATTTCTCTTTCCTTAATCAATTTTTTATCTTCTTCATATATAAGCTTCCAGAAACTGA includes the following:
- a CDS encoding 30S ribosomal protein S2; this translates as MEEKKLLIPEETYISCGVEIGTQQKTEHMRPFIARVRNDGLYLIDIEETDKRIRYAAKLLARYDPKKVAVVAIRVYAHKPIKMLSDICGFEAMPGRFPPGTFTNPNSEDYKEVDILLLNDPIGDKQAMNEAIKVGLPIVALCDTNNETSFVDLVIPVNNKGRKSLALTYWLLTREILKARGDIKSDNEFQYRIEDFEAEL
- a CDS encoding RuvB-like helicase; the protein is MEERIFERIGTHSHVKGLGLENMKAVDGADGLVGQKEAREAAGIIVEMVKNGKFAGRAVLLAGPPGTGKTAIALGIAKELGKDVPFVSISGSEIYSLEMKKTEFLMQAMRKAIGVRVHEMRKIYEGEVTFIDIQKVQHPYNPYQQIPKSAIIKLRTKDEEKQFKVDELFANNLIQQGVETGDIIQIDADSGRIVKIGKTKKEDVDLSLKEAVEIPEGSIAKEKEFVYVVSLYDLDVASTRRGFFSLFFGGKEEITNETRQEVDETVKEWVDSGKAEIIPGVLFIDEVHMLDIETFAFLNRAMESELAPIIILASNRGISRIRGTDLKSPHGIPVDLIDRLLIITTKNYSREEIKKILEIRIEEEKVNIEKEALEYLTETGSRASLRYALQLITPSSYIASNKKRDRICIEDIKEAERLFVDVKRSIKYLKEYEEIMLGE
- a CDS encoding 50S ribosomal protein L40e — translated: MANFPEAEARLLNKLVCMKCNAKNPLKAERCRKCGSTRLRLKSKERGKGAAGGKA
- the larA gene encoding nickel-dependent lactate racemase, giving the protein MEVLFPYGKGKLGIDIPDKNIIKVVEAREIRAENEGEIIEKGLDFETLKKFTGKIAIVVDDKTRPCPTKKILPYLLDEIKGEIKIIFATGTHEAVNEKEAYELLGDIANNYEWVSHSQNADFVDVGETKFGTPLLLNKDFMKADVKILLGDIEYHYFAGYGGGRKSVLPGVASEKTIEINHKRMFHENSRFGMLDGNPVSDDMENAADIAGVDFCFNVVMNSRHEIVGAFSGEHKKVLREGAKMVDKMYKVEVDGKADAAIIAADGHPHDINLYQAMKAIQTVVDVVKEGGSIFLIAECSEGHGSKKFYDEIGKYKNSNEVKEDLLKKFIMGKHKVYYMLKACEKFKIYMVTKMSEEMVSHFRMKKIEENEIMENIYKNHGKDAKILVSPHASTTLATLKQNN
- a CDS encoding adenosine-specific kinase; protein product: MIEIEIEKPPEINFILGQTHFIKSVEDLYEAMMHVPNAKFGIAFCEASGKCLIRYDGNDEEMINLAVKNAEKISAGHTFIIFMKNCYPINVLNSIKNIPEVCRIYCATANPTKILIHETEIEGEKGRAIIGVVDGFKSKGVEKENDKKERIELLRKIGYKK
- a CDS encoding response regulator, with product MNKILIVDDEPDIHEILKSYLSRIRDVEIISAFSATEGIKLYKELFLKGEKPSLVIMDLNLSGKDDTKIDKIKMEGIRATEKILEIDPEAVIWGYTAWFGTKWAEELKRVGAKIIFGRTTPFKEFAKMVEKFIQEKKSFLIPYLP